ACCCAGAATTTCGAAGGAGGAGATGATCCCCAGCACCGTCCCGAAGATGCCCAACAGCGGCGCCACGGTGATCATCGTGTCCATGACGCGCATGAAGCGCCGCATGCCCTCGATTTCTTCCATGGCCGCCGACTCCATCGCCTTGGCCAGGGAAAACTCGCGGTGAACGATGCCCGTGACCAGGATCTTGACGATATAGTCTTTGGACCCCGCCACCCGTTGGCGGATGGCCTCCCAGTCCGCCCGCCGGCTCAACTCCAAAATCTCGTCCACCAGACGCGGGTTGCGCTGGGCGCCGAGTCGCATCCAGAAAAAGGCGCGTTCGATGATGACCGCCACGACAATGATCGAACAACCCAGCAGCGGGTACATCACCGGCCCGCCGCT
The Desulfobacteraceae bacterium DNA segment above includes these coding regions:
- a CDS encoding MotA/TolQ/ExbB proton channel family protein, encoding MWQIFVSGGPVMYPLLGCSIIVVAVIIERAFFWMRLGAQRNPRLVDEILELSRRADWEAIRQRVAGSKDYIVKILVTGIVHREFSLAKAMESAAMEEIEGMRRFMRVMDTMITVAPLLGIFGTVLGIISSFEILGTAGIEHPETVTSGIAQALITTAAGLGIAILTVFPFNYFNARVEAAALTIEKYATSLEVVFERLDGGGFGTPADGSHETAS